The DNA sequence CCTATCTTAATTGGCTCCCGCACGACCAATAAGAGCAGCTTTACCGGAGAATACAAACCATTGAATAATAACGGAACAACCACAATCCGATACACATTTTTCAATCAAAATGACATCAGTGATTCTGTAGCAATTACAGTTATTTACAATGCGGTTACTGCCATTGCTGACGAAATTCCGGTGATAATTGATTTTTCAAATGCTTATCCTAATCCGGCAGCAACAGTTGCTAACTTTAATTATGAATTTCAAAGTATTGGTTATGCTGAACTTGTAATTTCAGATCTGCTGGGAAGTGAAATTCACAAAACTGTGCTGCACAATGAAAAAAATAAACTTAGTGTTGATGTATCATCTTTCATTCCTGGCGTCTATTTTTACTCCCTCCGAGTTGACGGGAAATTGTATTTCACCCGAAAGTTGATTGTCAGACATTAAGAAAATTCTTAGCAGAGAAAAGGCCGGTTTTTACCGGCCTTTTTTTTAAATGTATCCAACCATTCTGTAGGTCAGATATCCAATAATTTCATGCAGCAACTCATCCCAGATGTCAAGAGCTTCGGTTTTTGGCATCAGAAGATTCATCCAGTACCAGCTTCGGTCGCCAGCTGTCAAATCAACCGGAAACGGATCGACATTCAGATTAACCTGGCGGAAACAGCCAATACTGCGGCGCATATGCGATGCTGAAGTGATCAATAAAAACTCGCCGCCAGGTATTGAATCGTTTAATATTTTTGCCGTATTTACAGCGTTTTCGCGGGTATTGTTTGATAAACTATCTATCAGAATGTCTTCGGCAGGCATGCCTATGTCAATCAGAAAATCGCGCAGTAAAACACTTTCGAGCATATCGGGATACTGCATGGAACCTGAGCCACCCGAAATAAGGATTTTTGCAGCCTTGTCATTTTTATACAGCCACAAAGCCTGCATGATGCGGTCGGGATTGTGGCGAAAAGTCAATGTTTGATTCTGCGCATCGGTAGTGACAATGCCGCCGCCAAGCACTATAACTGCATCGTACTCCTTTTGGATGGAATACACCGAAGACGGCTCCGGCTCCCACATACGCATGAATTCCTTAGCAATAAACGGATTGGTAAAAAACAAGCCGGTTGCCAATGCAGCAATCAGAAAGCGCTTTTTGAGTTTTGGCTTGCGCAGAAACAGGGAAAGCGCAATCAGAGCCAGAATCCAGGTGATCGGACTAAACAGAAATGCCAATATTTTGCTTAGGATAAAAAACATATTGCTGTCAAAAATAGTGTTTTTCGTTGATACCGGTACCAAACAAAGCAAAATCGAAACGTGCAGGATCATTCGGGTCGAGCAATCTGCAGTTTTCAGAGACTTCTAAAACAGCTTTGGCATCGGTCTGAAGTCGGCTTAGAATGCCGGTTTCACGAGCAATGCGGGCTGAATGCACATCGAGAGGAATGAGCAATCGACTCATTGGGAAAGTATCGGTCCACAATCCGAAGTCGACACCGCATTGATCGCGGCGCACCATCCAGCGGAGAAACATGTTGAGCCGTTTGGCAGCACTGCCCCGCTCCGGCGAACTGATGTGCTTTTCGAAACGCGCTTCGTGCGGATAACTCAACAAAATATTTCTGAAATTTCCGATGGCATCGAAAGCATTTGAGTTTTTGTTTTTCCGAATTGGTTCTGAAAACACGCTCTGCATGCCGCCTTCGCGCGTATAAATATTTTTCAGTCCTTCGCAAAGAGTGGCTGCATCGAACGAATTGAATGTGCGATATACAAAGCCCTGCAGGTTTTTCAGATCTTTTTGGGTATGTCCTGTCACAAACTGGAATGGAGCATTATCCATCCTCTGCATAAGTTGTTTTGCACCGGAGATAATCGCTTTGCGGTTTCCCCACGCAAGCAGCGCAGAAAATAAAGCTGCGATTTCGATGTCCTCCTTTTTCGAAAACATATGCGGAATCGACACGGGGTCTGTTTCAACAAACGAGGGGTTGTTGTAATAAGCGGCTTTTTCGTTGAGCCAGTCTGCTATTTTCGAGTCTATCTGATTATTCATTCAACAAGTCATTAAGAAGTCCACGAATCCTTGAGTCCACAAATTATTCACTCATTATATCATTTTTATCGGTGTTCATGAGCTCAGCGCCTTTCAGTCGCTTCGGTTGTCACGAATTGCACGAAAATACCTTTTTATTTGAACGAATGTACACGAAGAATTAAAAAACTTTGCCAAATGTTCAACACGAGTTTTTCAAAATGAGCATGACATTCGGAGGATGTCGAATAATAATAGCGTCCGGCAAAGCCGGATGTGATAACGCCCAAAAGCAAGACCCTGCAAGGGTCTAATCCACGTGTACCTGGATAATATTGATACATTATATCATCCTTTATTTGACCTCTCCGAGGTCGCTATATTCTATTTTTGACACGGCCTTGCAGGCCGCGCTATTATTGTTTGACCTGCGCTGCAGGTCAGGCAAAATCTTCAGACTAAATGTTACACTCAAAACTTGTATAACCAAAAATCGAAAAAGAAAGGACTATGATTATGTCGCCGACTTTCGTGTAATTCGTGCCATTCGTGGATAAAAAATGACACCAGCATTCTTCCCGACAGCCTGTCCGCCCTTTGGCGGAATTCCAGGTCAGCAGTAGCTGGAGTTTACCCCGCATTTGGCGGAGCAAAAGTGTCAGGGAAGATATTGATGGTAACAATCCAACGCAGAGAGATTGCTTCACGTGAAACGTGACAAAGTCGCAACGCACTCAGGTTGGACTGACGCTAAAATGTCGGGAATGCAAAAGTAAAAAAAGCTCCACCTTTCGGAGGAGCTTTTTGCAAGTAGTAATGAAGTTGTTTTGTTTTATTTCACTGTGTAAGGCACAATGATTTCGCGTCCAATGCCGACGGCTTTCACGTTCTCAGGAATGAGGCCGTGATGGCGGGTTGGCAAAGATTTTTTGAGACCTGCTTCGATGTACTGGTCGGTAACAACCGGTTTCACTTTGAGAAAACCACCCAAAACAATCATGTTGAAAATTTTGGATAATCCAAGCTCCGAAGCTTTTTTGGTAGCATTGATTTCGTAAATGGTGATATCTTTCCGTGTTGGCGGATTGACAATGCCATTGGGATCAAAGATGAGAATACCACCAGGTTTCACCGAGCTTTGGAATTTGTCGAGCGATTGCTGGTTGAGAATAATGGCAGTATCGAACTGGTTGAGAATCGGCGAGCTGATGCGATTGTCGCTGATAATGACGGTTACATTTGCAGTACCACCGCGCATTTCAGGACCATATGAAGGCATCCAGCTGACTTCGAGACCTTGCATCATTCCGGAATAGGCAAGAATTTTACCCATCGAAAGAACGCCCTGTCCGCCGAAACCGGCTATAATCATTTCTTCAGTCATAGTTTGCTGTTTTAGGATTACTTTTTAGTGACCATTTGACCATCAACCTTAATGTCGCCCAGTTGATAGAATGGGAACATGTTCTCTTCCATCCAGACATTGGCATCGGGGGCAGTCATTTTCCAGCCTGAATTGCAGTTGGAAACGACTTCGATGAAAGAAAGGCCTTTGTTGTTTTTCTGATTTTCGAAAGCCATGCGAACGGCTTTTTTGAATTTCCGGACAGCGCCGGGTTTATGAACCGCATGGCGAGCCACAAAATACGTACCCGGAAGCTGAGCTACCAGTTCGGTCATTTTAAGTGGGTTTCCCATCATTTCAACATCGCGTCCATAAGGGCTCGTGCTCGATTTCATGCCGGGTAATGTTGTCGGAGCCATTTGGCCACCGGTCATTCCGTAAATACCGTTGTTCACAAAAATGATCACGATATTCTCTCCACGGTTGCAGGCATGAATGGTTTCAGCTGTACCAATAGCAGCGAGGTCGCCATCGCCCTGATAAGTGAACACATATTTTTCGGGCCACATACGTTTGATTGCAGTTGCCACAGCCGGAGCACGACCGTGAGCCGCCTGCTGCATGTCGATATTGAGAAATTCATAGGCAAGAACAGAACAACCTACCGGTGCAACACCAATGGTTTTATCCTGAATTCCCATTTCTTCAATAATTTCAGCAACAACACGGTGAGCAGTACCATGGCCGCAGCCGGGGCAATACGACAAGGTTTTGTCGGTTAACAAGGAAGTTTTAGAAAAGACCTTGTTTTCGGGCTTGATTATGTCTTTCCAGACATCTAAAGTTACATCTGCCATGGTATTATCCTCCGATTATTTGTTTTTTAAGAGCCTCAACAACTTCAGTTGGAGAATGAATCATTCCACCAACACGGCCAAAATGTTCGACTTTGGTTTTGCCATTGACTGCCAGGCGAACATCTTCGACCAGCTGTCCAAGGCTCATTTCGACTGAAAGCATTCCTTTAACCTGTAAACCAAGTCTGTTGAGTTCAGCTTCGGGGAAAGGATAGAGTGTGATTGGACGGTGAAGTCCGACTTTAATTCCTTCGGCGCGTGCAAGGTCAACTGCTTTTTGGCAGATACGAGCGCTGGAGCCGTAGGCAACGAATAAATATTCAGCATCGTCGGTCATAATGTTTTCGAACATAATGTCCTGCTTCATGCTTTCATATTTTCTTCCAAGCTTTTCAACATGTGTTTCCTGAACCGACGGGTCAAGGTTCAACGATGTAATGATGTTACGCTCGCGATTGGCTGTTTTGCCGGTGGTAGCCCAAGGGCATTCCTTAATAATTTCTTCTTCGGTACGGCGTGGAATCGGGTCGAATAATTCAACTTTCTCCATCATCTGGCCAATAACACCGTCGCTCAAAAGCATAGCAGGTGTGCGATATTTGAAAGACATTTCAAATCCAAGTTTCACGAAATCGGACATTTCCTGCACACTGGCCGGAGCAAGAACAAACATGCGATAATCGCCATGTCCGCCACCTTTAACAGTTTGAAAATAATCGCACTGACCAGGCTGAATGGTTCCGAGACCGGGACCACTGCGAACAACATTCATCAATAAACAGGGCAGTTCGGCGCCTGCCATATACGAAATGCCTTCAGCCATGAGACTTACGCCCGGACTTGAAGACGACGTCATCACACGTTTACCGGTGCCAGCGCCGCCGTAAAGCATATTGATAGAGGAAGTTTCACTTTCGGCTTGCAGAACAACCATTCCGGTGCGTTCATAAGGTTTTTCAGCCATGAGATATTCAATCACCTCAGACTGAGGGGTAATCGGATAACCGTAATATCCGTCGCAGCCAGCGCGGATGGCGGCTTCGGCAACGGCCTCATTTCCCTTCATTAATTTTAATTCACCCATTGTTTATGGTCTTTAAATTATTCAACTTTTTTTGAGTAAACAGTGATAACCGCATCCGGACAAACTGTTGCACAGTTGGTACAGCCAATGCAGGCATCCTGGTAAGGCTCAGCATAAAAATAACCTTTGATGTTTACTTTATCCCCCAGCCTTATAACGGAGTTCGGGCAAACCGGGACACAAACGCCGCAGCCCTTACACCGGTCTTTGTCAATTACAATAGCACCTTTAACTTTTGCCATATCATGATTTTTTGTAAGATTCGTGGCGAAATTATACATTTTTTATTAATAATGGAAATTTCACAACGATTTTATCACACCTCTCAAAACCGCACTGCATGCGGCTAGCAGAGGCATGATACAAATCATTCAAAAATAATCTTGTAAATCAGGCCTTTTAGCTGAATAAAACAATGATATAGCTATATTTCAATGATTTTTCAACAAAAAACCCTGAAGTTGAAAGCTCCAGGGTTAATTAAAACGAATATCTCTTAATATCAGAGACTAAAAGCCTTTTTTATGTCTTCAACACGGTTGAGTTTTTCCCATGCGAAGAATGTGATTTTTTTCATCCATTTCTGCTTACCATCAATTGTCTTCTGAATGGCACCAGCGTGAAGCTCTGAAACTTCGACTTCCTGCTCATAAGAAGTACGGCCAAAATGCCCATAAGCAGCTGTAGGAGCATAAATAGGATTGCAAAGTTCATAATTTCGCAGAATAGCATATGGACGCAGATCAAACAGACGGCGAACAATGTCGCTGATTTCAGCATCGGTCATTTTTACTTTAGCAGACCCAAAAGTATTTACATTAAATCCAACCGGTTCTGCAACGCCAATGGCGTAAGCAACCTGCACCAGCGCTTCCTGAGCAACACCGGCAGCCACGAGATTCTTGGCAATATGACGCACCGCATAAGCTGCAGAGCGATCCACTTTCGAAGGGTCTTTGCCCGAGAAAGCACCGCCGCCATGAGCACCACGTCCGCCATAGGTGTCAACAATAATTTTGCGGCCAGTAAGGCCTGTATCGCCGTGTGGGCCACCGATTACGAATTTTCCGGTAGGATTTACATGTAATGTAAAATCACCTTTGAAAAGATTTTTCACACGCTCCGGTGTATCGTCCGATTCAATAACACGCGGGATCAAAATGGTTTGAACATCGCTTCTGATTTGCTCAAGCGAAACGTTTTCATCGTGCTGTGTTGAGATCACAATGGTGTCGATGCGCTGTGCAATGCGGTTGTCGTCGTATTCGATGGTTACCTGCGACTTCGAATCGGGACGCAGATAAGTCATGACTTTTCCTTCTTTGCGAATGGCAGCCAGCTCCTGAACAAAGATGTGAGCCAATTCGACCGGCATGGGCAT is a window from the Bacteroidetes bacterium GWF2_43_63 genome containing:
- a CDS encoding TIGR02757 family protein, whose product is MNNQIDSKIADWLNEKAAYYNNPSFVETDPVSIPHMFSKKEDIEIAALFSALLAWGNRKAIISGAKQLMQRMDNAPFQFVTGHTQKDLKNLQGFVYRTFNSFDAATLCEGLKNIYTREGGMQSVFSEPIRKNKNSNAFDAIGNFRNILLSYPHEARFEKHISSPERGSAAKRLNMFLRWMVRRDQCGVDFGLWTDTFPMSRLLIPLDVHSARIARETGILSRLQTDAKAVLEVSENCRLLDPNDPARFDFALFGTGINEKHYF
- a CDS encoding 2-oxoglutarate ferredoxin oxidoreductase subunit gamma; its protein translation is MTEEMIIAGFGGQGVLSMGKILAYSGMMQGLEVSWMPSYGPEMRGGTANVTVIISDNRISSPILNQFDTAIILNQQSLDKFQSSVKPGGILIFDPNGIVNPPTRKDITIYEINATKKASELGLSKIFNMIVLGGFLKVKPVVTDQYIEAGLKKSLPTRHHGLIPENVKAVGIGREIIVPYTVK
- a CDS encoding 2-oxoglutarate oxidoreductase, whose product is MADVTLDVWKDIIKPENKVFSKTSLLTDKTLSYCPGCGHGTAHRVVAEIIEEMGIQDKTIGVAPVGCSVLAYEFLNIDMQQAAHGRAPAVATAIKRMWPEKYVFTYQGDGDLAAIGTAETIHACNRGENIVIIFVNNGIYGMTGGQMAPTTLPGMKSSTSPYGRDVEMMGNPLKMTELVAQLPGTYFVARHAVHKPGAVRKFKKAVRMAFENQKNNKGLSFIEVVSNCNSGWKMTAPDANVWMEENMFPFYQLGDIKVDGQMVTKK
- a CDS encoding 3-methyl-2-oxobutanoate dehydrogenase subunit VorB, with the translated sequence MGELKLMKGNEAVAEAAIRAGCDGYYGYPITPQSEVIEYLMAEKPYERTGMVVLQAESETSSINMLYGGAGTGKRVMTSSSSPGVSLMAEGISYMAGAELPCLLMNVVRSGPGLGTIQPGQCDYFQTVKGGGHGDYRMFVLAPASVQEMSDFVKLGFEMSFKYRTPAMLLSDGVIGQMMEKVELFDPIPRRTEEEIIKECPWATTGKTANRERNIITSLNLDPSVQETHVEKLGRKYESMKQDIMFENIMTDDAEYLFVAYGSSARICQKAVDLARAEGIKVGLHRPITLYPFPEAELNRLGLQVKGMLSVEMSLGQLVEDVRLAVNGKTKVEHFGRVGGMIHSPTEVVEALKKQIIGG
- a CDS encoding ferredoxin, which produces MAKVKGAIVIDKDRCKGCGVCVPVCPNSVIRLGDKVNIKGYFYAEPYQDACIGCTNCATVCPDAVITVYSKKVE
- a CDS encoding methionine adenosyltransferase — translated: MGILFTSESVSEGHPDKVADQISDALLDEFLRHDPKSRVACETLVTTGLVVLAGEVTTTGWIDQQETARNIIQKIGYTKPEYRFDFNSCGIISAIHGQSPDINQGVDREKEEDQGAGDQGMMFGYACDEMDNYMPMPVELAHIFVQELAAIRKEGKVMTYLRPDSKSQVTIEYDDNRIAQRIDTIVISTQHDENVSLEQIRSDVQTILIPRVIESDDTPERVKNLFKGDFTLHVNPTGKFVIGGPHGDTGLTGRKIIVDTYGGRGAHGGGAFSGKDPSKVDRSAAYAVRHIAKNLVAAGVAQEALVQVAYAIGVAEPVGFNVNTFGSAKVKMTDAEISDIVRRLFDLRPYAILRNYELCNPIYAPTAAYGHFGRTSYEQEVEVSELHAGAIQKTIDGKQKWMKKITFFAWEKLNRVEDIKKAFSL